A single region of the Polyodon spathula isolate WHYD16114869_AA chromosome 12, ASM1765450v1, whole genome shotgun sequence genome encodes:
- the LOC121324936 gene encoding pleckstrin homology domain-containing family D member 1-like: MFSSKSTSISPSLSMDQTDTDALDISTKVQLYGVLWKKPFGRPSTKWSKRFFIIKDSFLLYYAENEKKNFETNKYFNIHPKGVIPLGGCLVEPKEQASMPFAMTISHEDFHGNIVLAAESESEQVQWLELLQESGKVTWNNAQLGEAMIESLEAQGLQLAKEKQEYLDKLMEETEELCSQREQKEELERLNQVLGKEKQRFEEVVQDLRTEQEQIKCELDLSGQSLKAVEAEKKQLHCLTESLQSTLEDLSQEKQRTLALLKKNDEQPQPWQQPTNQSRTGGNLHGNLRQIEEKMQKLQEEKVQAEERLKHKEERAHALQVEREFYSSQSKALQVSLHELTAEKQQTEADLKTEMKARMELERRLKLAEEALRSLEQGLNSLERSREREERMKGDVSHLKRFFEECIRNAEIDAKLPVIMKNSVYIHKATARRIKSCRIQRKASGNGGLLRHSQSFIVSTSDEDSLEELRDTARRLTRDRFFRESVYQIMSSKDSTQGEEND; this comes from the exons ATGTTCAGTTCCAAATCCACCTCCATCTCCCCATCTCTGTCCATGGACCAGACTGACACAGATGCGCTGGACATCAGCACCAAGGTGCAGCTCTATGGGGTGCTGTGGAAGAAGCCCTTCGGACGCCCGTCGACCAAGTGGTCAAAGAG GTTTTTCATCATCAAAGACAGCTTCCTCCTTTACTATGCGGAGAACGAGAAGAAGAACTTTGAGacaaacaaatatttcaacattCACCCCAAG GGTGTGATTCCCCTGGGAGGGTGTCTTGTGGAGCCCAAAGAGCAGGCCAGCATGCCCTTTGCCATGACCATCTCTCATGAAGACTTCCAT GGTAACATCGTTCTGGCTGCTGAGTCCGAGTCTGAGCAGGTACAGTGGCTGGAACTACTGCAGGAGTCAGGCAAAGT GACCTGGAATAACGCCCAGCTGGGGGAGGCCATGATTGAGAGTCTGGAGGCCCAGGGGCTGCAGCTCGCTAAAGAGAAGCAGGAGTATCTGG ATAAATTGATGGAGGAGACTGAGGAGCTGTGTTCGCAGAGGGAACAGAAGGAG GAGCTGGAGCGGCTGAACCAGGTGCTGGGGAAGGAGAAGCAGCGCTTTGAGGAAGTGGTGCAGGATCTGAGAACGGAGCAAGAACAGATCAAATG CGAGCTGGACCTGAGTGGCCAGTCACTGAAGGCGGTCGAGGCTGAGAAGAAACAGTTGCACTGTCTGACTGAGTCACTGCAGAGCACTCTGGAG GACCTGTCCCAGGAGAAACAGAGGACCCTGGCCCTGCTGAAGAAGAATGATGAGCAGCCGCAGCCCTGGCAGCAGCCGACCAATCAGAGCCGTACAGGCGGGAATCTCCACGGCAACCTGAGGCAAATCGAGGAGAAGATGCAGAAACTACAAGAGGAAAAGGTCCAGGCCGAGGAGAG GCTGAAGCACAAAGAGGAGAGAGCCCACGCGCTGCAGGTGGAGCGTGAGTTTTATTCCTCGCAGTCGAAGGCACTGCAGGTCTCCCTCCATGAGCTGACAGCCGAGAAGCAGCAGACTGAGGCAGATCTCAAG ACAGAGATGAAGGCTCGCATGGAGCTAGAGCGCAGGCTGAAGCTTGCAGAGGAGGCCCTGAGGAGTCTGGAGCAGGGGCTGAACTCACTGGAGCGTTCCCGGGAGAGAGAGGAGCGCATGAAGGGGGATGTCAGCCATCTCAAGA GGTTCTTTGAGGAGTGCATCAGAAATGCTGAGATTGATGCAAAGCTGCCAGTCATCATGAAGAACTCAGTGTACATCCACAAGGCTACAGCCCGTCGGATAAAGAGCTGCAGGATCCAACGCAAAGCGTCCGGGAACGGGGGACTGC TGAGACACTCGCAGTCCTTCATCGTGTCCACAAGCGATGAGGACAGTCTGGAGGAGTTGAGGGACACGGCGAGGAGGCTGACAAGAGACCGCTTCTTCAGGGAAAGTGTGTACCAGATCATGAGCAGCAAGGACTCCACACAGGGGGAGGAGAACGACTGA